The following proteins come from a genomic window of Onychomys torridus unplaced genomic scaffold, mOncTor1.1, whole genome shotgun sequence:
- the LOC118575265 gene encoding thymosin beta-10-like has product MAYRVSCCSKVSGSTWSASSEQDSTGCKKISDKADMGEIASFDKAKLKKTKKQEKNTLPIKETIEQEKRSEIS; this is encoded by the coding sequence atggcctatagaGTCTCTTGCTGCAGCAAGGTGAGTGGGAGCACCTGGAGCGCGAGCTCGGAACAAGACTCCACAGGTTGTAAGAAAATATCAGACAAGGCAGACATGGGGGAAATTGCCAGCTTCGATAAGGCCAAGCTGAAGAAAACCAAGAAGCAGGAGAAGAACACCCTGCCGATCAAAGAGACCATTGAACAGGAAAAGAGGAGTGAAATTTCCTAA